The following coding sequences are from one Microtus pennsylvanicus isolate mMicPen1 chromosome 1, mMicPen1.hap1, whole genome shotgun sequence window:
- the LOC142856394 gene encoding vomeronasal type-1 receptor 4-like: protein MSPSSAILRGFLVSQLCVGVIGNSLLFMLYVYSFLVRSRFSRPIDPIFMHLVLVNMLTIIFAMISYIMSSFGVRHFLDDAGCKAVLYVFRVTRGLSICTTSILSTFQAITIIPSNSKWAWLKPKLSTWTCCSFLFAWLINLLIYVHVIETVVAKINYTDVGDGYYHVYCKIGLTDFRNKELFLGVIITGDVLFMTIMMLTSFYMVTLLYKHRQGARHLRSQSLSCKTAPEHRATHSILLLVSCFVIFYLLNNFITLYGFYTHERIPTLGVIVVIVSSFYPTVCPFLLMSNNKIISQFISSLSILRITCFQRAFGG from the coding sequence ATGTCTCCAAGCAGCGCCATCTTGCGGGGGTTCCTCGTATCCCAGCTCTGTGTGGGTGTCATAGGGAACTCACTGCTCTTCATGCTGTATGTATACAGCTTCTTAGTCAGATCCCGCTTTAGCAGACCTATCGATCCCATTTTCATGCACCTGGTGCTTGTCAACATGTTGACAATCATATTCGCTATGATATCATATATCATGTCATCCTTTGGAGTGAGACACTTTCTGGATGATGCCGGCTGTAAGGCAGTTTTATATGTGTTCAGAGTCACCCGGGGTTTGTCCATCTGCACTACCTCCATTCTAAGCACGTTCCAAGCCATCACCATCATTCCCAGTAACTCTAAGTGGGCATGGCTTAAGCCTAAACTCTCTACATGGACTTGTTGCTCCTTCCTGTTTGCCTGGCTCATCAACCTGCTCATATATGTGCACGTCATTGAGACTGTGGTAGCTAAAATCAATTACACTGATGTTGGTGATGGATATTATCATGTTTACTGTAAAATAGGTCTAACCGATTTCCGCAATAAAGAATTATTCCTGGGTGTTATCATAACAGGAGACGTTCTCTTTATGACCATCATGATGTTGACCAGTTTCTATATGGTGACTCTCCTTTACAAACATCGCCAGGGAGCCCGGCATCTCCGTAGCCAAAGCCTCTCCTGCAAGACAGCTCCTGAGCACAGAGCCACTCACAGCATCTTGCTGCTGGTGAGCTGTTTTGTGATCTTTTATTTGTTAAACAACTTCATCACCCTTTATGGGTTTTATACACATGAAAGAATACCAACATTGGGGGTAATCGTTGTAATTGTGTCGTCATTCTACCCCACTGTCTGCCCATTTTTACTAATgagcaataataaaataatttcccagtttatttcttctttatcaaTACTGAGAATTACTTGTTTTCAAAGAGCATTTGGTGGATGA